The DNA region GAGCATCTCGTCGCCGTAGAACAGGTACCAGCCCAGCCAGCCGCGCAGCACCAGGTCGATCGGGAGCAGCGCCACGCCGAGCCAGGCCAGCTTGGTCTTGGCATCCAGCCGGGGCAGCGGCGGCGGGGGCGGCGGGACGAAGTGCTCCTCCGGGTCCGGCGGCGGCGGCGCGACCGGTCGCGGTGTGAGATCGGCCCAGGCCGAAACCGTAGGCAGGCTCGGTCCGGCGGGCTCGTCGGCGGAGGCGTCCTCGGAGACCGGCCAAGGCGGCACCGGCTCGCTGGTGGTCTTGTCCCAACCGGCCACGATCGCCTGCCAGGCCGCGTCGGACTCGGCCTGGGTCAGCACGGGCGCGCGGCCGGAGCCGAGCACGGTTTCGGAGAACTCCGGCATCCGCTCGCGCAGCACCTCGCGGGCCCGGCCGGTGCCCTCGGCATCGACCCACACCCGGTCGGTCGGCCGGTCCGGCAACTGGATGTCCAGGTACGGCCCGCGGTGGCCGGGCGCCGGGGCGGCGTAGGCGGCGACTCCCTCCGCGCGCAGCGCCTCCAGCAGGGCATCGGCGAAGTGCGGTTCCAAGTCGACCAACGGGGTGTACCGGGCCGCGGGCAGGCCGTTGCTACGGCCCGGAGTGGTCACCGGCGCACCCGCGTTCGCAAGGAACCCGCTGGAGGTGGCTGGCACGGTGACATTGATTCGCTCGCGAGCTCGCTCATGGCAAGCCCGTTGGACGGCGAGCGGCCTCGCCCGGGAGCCCGGCCTCGGTCATGGGCGCTCCGCCGCGGCCGGCGCCAGCCGACGGACGAACTCCAGGCTGGCGTCGAAGATCCGCGGCGCGTCGTGGTCGAGGGTCGCCACGTGGTAGCTGTCGTGCAGGACGATCTCGGTTACGTCGCGCGAGGACACCCGAGCCAGCACCATCGCCGAGCTCTCCGACTCCACGATGTGGTCGGTGTAGCTGCGCATCAGCAGCACCGGCTGGGTGACCCGGGGCAGGTCGGCCTGCACCGTCGGCCAGGTGCGGCGCAGCGACTCCAGTGCCCGCAGCGGGTTGCGGTCGTAGGCCAGCTCGTGGACGCCGGGCTTGCGGATGTCGTCGCCGATCGCCGGGAAGCTGCCGATGAAGCGGTGCAGCACCGGCAGCAGCCGCAGCCGGGGGTCGCGGCCGAGCACGGACGGGTTGACCACCACGACCCCGGCCACGGCCGAGCCGTTGCACTGGGCCAGCCGCAGCGCCAGCGTCCCGCCCATCGACAGGCCCATCACGAAGACCTGCTCGCAGCGTTCGCGCAGCGCGACGAATTCGCGTTCGACGCAGGAGTACCAGTCGGACCAGTTGGTCATGTTGGCGTCCTGCCAACTGGTGCCGTGCCCGGGCAGCCGCGGCAGTGCGACGGTCAGCCCCGCGGCCGCCAGGTACTGCGCCCAGGGCCGCATCGACTGCGGGGTCCCGGTGAACCCGTGGCACAGCAGAGCCCCGACGCTGCCGCCGCTGTGGTGGTAAGGCTCGGCGCCCCGCAAAACTGGCAACGTGGCCCCCTGAAGCTCTGAATCTCTCGACGAATAGTCGCACGGCGGGGTCGTCGCGCGCTGCCTCCACCGGCCTGCGACTGCGCCGAGCGAGGAGCACAGGCGAACAACAAGCGGGGCCTTAGGCTTGCTCCCGCAGCCGGGGTTTGGAGGGATGTGCGGTGCTCTACTGGATCATGAAGTACTTCCTCCTGGGCCCGCCCCTGCGCGCCGCGTTCCGACCGTGGGTGCAGGGAGCGGAGAACATCCCGGCGAAGGGCCCGGCGATCCTGGCCAGCAACCACCTCGCGTTCTGCGACTCGTTCTTCCTGCCGCTGGTCGTCTCGCGTCGGATCACGTTCGTGGCCAAGGAGGAGTACTTCACCGGCACGGGTGTCAAGGGTCGCTTCAGCGCAGGCTTCTTCCGTGGTGTCGGGCAGATCCCGATCAACCGGTCCGGCGGCTCGGCCTCGGACGGTGCGCTCGCCGCGGGCATGTCGGTGCTGGGGCGCGGGGACCTGTTCGGGATCTACCCCGAGGGCACCCGCTCGCCGGACGGCCGGCTCTACCGCGGCCGGACCGGGGTGGCCCGGCTGGCGCTGCAGGCCGGGGTCCCGGTGCTGCCGGTCGCGATGGTCGACACCGACAAGGTGCAGCCGCCCGGCCAGGTCGTGCCGAAGATCGCCCGGGTGGGGGTGCGCATCGGCGCCCCCCTGGACTTCTCCCGGTACGCGGGCCTGGAGGACGACCGCTTCGTGCTGCGCTCGATCACCGACGAGCTGATGTACGAGCTCATGCAGTTGTCCGGCCAGGAGTACGTCGACATCTACGCCAGCGTCGCCAAGTCCACGCCCCGCTCGACCACCCCGCGCGACCGCGCCGCCTGACCCGCCGTCCCCCGGACTGCACTTCTGCTGCCCGTCGCACCTATCAGGGCGCCCTGATAGGTGCGACAGGCAGCAGAAGTGGATGGTTCAGGCGTCGGCCCAGCTTCGGGCGAGCTCGACGGCCCGTTGCCAGCGCCGGTAGGCGGCCGCGTCGACGGGCTGTGGATCGAAGCGCCGGTCCAAGGCCCAGGTGTCGGCCAGTTCGGCCGGGTCGGCCCAGATCCCGGCGCCCAGCCCGGCCAGGAACGCCGCGCCCTGACCGGTCGTCTCCAGCACCGTGGGCCGGCGCACCGGGACGCCGAGTTGGTCGGCCTGGATCTGGCAGAGCAGTCCGTTGGCCGCGGCGCCGCCGTCGACCGTGAGCGCGGGAAGCTCGAGCGCAGCCTCCGCCATCATCACCTCGACGACGTCGCGAACCTCGAACGCGATCGCCTCCAACGTGGCCCGCGCGAGATGGGCGCGAGTGCTGCCGCGGGTCAGGCCGAGGATCGTGCCGCGGGCGGCCGGGTCCCAGTGCGGGGCGCCCAGCCCGGTCAGCGCGGGCACGAACACCACTCCGCCGCTGTCCGGTACTGAGGCCGCGAGTTCCTCGCTCGCCGCGGCGGTCTCGATCACCCCGAGCCCGTCGCGCAGCCACTGGACGGCCGCGCCGGTGACGAACACCGCTCCCTCCAGCGCGTAGGTCAGCGCGCCGTCCGGGGCCTGCCAGGCCACGGTGGTAAGCAGCCCGGCGTCCGAGCGGACCACCTTGCCGCCCGTGTTCACCAGCACGAACGAGCCGGTCCCGTAGGTGCATTTGGACTGCCCGGGGCGGAAGCACGCCTGGCCGAACAACGCGGCCTGCTGGTCGCCGGCCACCCCGGTGATCGGCACGTCCAGTCCGCCGAAGGCGTCCGGATCGGTGCGGCCGAACTCGCCCCACGACGGCAGCACGGTGGGCAGCGCCTCGACCGGGACCTCAAGCAGATCGCACAGTTCCGGCGACCACGCCCCGGCGCCGATGTCGTACAACAGGGTCCGGGAAGCGTTCGATGCGTCGGTCACGTGCATCTGACCCCCCGTCAGGCGAGCGATCAGGTACGAGTCGACCGTGCCGAGCGCCACCGCACCGCGGCGCACATCGGCCCACGCCGGGTCGTTCTCGGCCAGCCACGTCAACTTGGTGCCGGTGAAGTACGGGTCCAGCCGCAGCCCGGTGAGCTCGGCGACCCGCGGCTCGTGGCCGGCCGCACGCAGCCGGTCGCAGATCGCCGCGGTTCGCCGGTCCTGCCACACCACCGCCGGCCGCGGCGCGGCCAGCGTCTTGCGGTCCCACAGCACCGCGGTCTCGCGCTGATTGGTGATGCCTACGCACCGGACCGGCGTGCCGCCGGACGCCTGTGCCGCCTCGGTCGCCGCCCGACAGGCACTCAGCGTGGCCTGCCAGATCTCCTCGGGCTCGTGCTCGACCTGCCCCGGGGCGGGGAAGTGCTGGGGGAAGTCCTGGTACCCACGCGCCGCGACGGATCCGGACTCGGTGACCACCAGAGCCGTCACCCCGGTCGTGCCCGCGTCGATCGCCAGGATGCTCACCGCGCGCTCGCTTCCGGCGGGCACTGTGACATTGATTCACTCGCAAGCTCGCTCATGTCCGGCGACCTTACGCAGCCGGTGATCCCGATAACGTGGCGTCCGTGAGTGATGGGCCGAACCTGCGGCAACGGGTCCGAACCGCGGTGATCCGCGAGGCGCTCGAGGAGGCGCTGGCGCGGCGGGCGGCGGAGGTCGGCCGGGCCGACCTCGAGGTGCTCGACGTCGGCGGCGGGACGGGCGGGTTCGCCGTTCCGGTGGCCGCCCTCGGGCACCGGGTCACGGTGCTGGAGCCGAGCCCCGACGCGCTGGCCGCGTTGGACCGGCGCGCGGCGGACGCCGATGTCGCGACGCTCATCCGCTCGGTCCAGGACGACGCGAGCCGGCTCGGCGAGCTGTTCCCGCCCGAGAGCTTCGACGTCGTGCTGTGCCACGGGGTACTCGAGCACGTCGAGGAGCCCAACGCGGTCCTGGCCGCGGCGGCCACGCTGCTCCGGACGGGTGGACCTATCAGCGTGCTGGCCGCCAATCGCAACGCCGCCGTTCTGGCCCGTGCGGTGGCCGGGCATCTCGACCAGGCCCGCGCGGCGTTGGTCGACCCGGCCGGGCGCTGGGGCGACCGCGACCCGCTGCCGCGTCGCTTCGCACCTGAGGACCTGCCGCCGATGTTCGCCGCCGCGGGGCTGAGCATCACCGCGGTGCACGGCATTCGCGTCTGTTCGGACCTGGTCCCGGCCGGGTTGGTGGACGGCGACCCCGCCCGCTCCGCCGAGTTGCTCGACCTGGAGACCCAACTGGCGGTCCGGCCCGAGTTCCTCGTCGTGGCCGCCCAGCTGCACGTGCTGGCGACCCGCGGCGCGGTGATGTAACACACCCGGATCGGGGTCGAACGGTCCACGCCGGGTATTCCGGTGTGGAGCTGGGGGTGAACTGTTGTCCAGGTCGGGTTACAAGCGCGCCCTTGCCTGCTTATTCTGGCAGGTGAGACTTCTCAGGGGAGAGCTCTCGGGAGCGGGCGACCGCGATTGCGGCCGAGGAGGAGGTATCCGTGCCGCTGTCTGAGCACGAACAGCGTCTGCTCGAGCAGATGGAGCGGGCCCTCTACGCGGAGGACCCGAAGTTCGTGTCGTCGCTGCGCGGGACCGACCTTCGTAGTCACTACCGGCGGCGGGCTGCCCAGGCTGCCGCCGGCTTCGTCCTGGGCATCGCCGCACTGCTCACCGGGGTGATCGCCAAGGGCCCGCTGATTGCGGTGGGTGTCCTCGGCTTCGTGGTGATGCTGGCCTCGGCGTTGTTCGCGGTCTCCAGCTGGCGCAAGGTGACCGGCGGCGACGCTGCCGCGGCCCGGCCCGCGCAGAAATCGGGCAAGCAGCGTCCGGCCAAGCGCAGCGTCACCGACCGCTTCGAGGACCGCTGGCGCAAGCGTCGAGACCAGGGCTGAGAGGCCGGAAGGGGCCGACCCATGTTCGCGGAGAGCGCGAACCGGGTCGGCCTCTCGCTGTTCATTGCGTCGCTTCGCGCCGCCGGCGGGGGCTTCGCCACAGGCGATTGAGGCGAGCGGAGCGCGAGCAAGCGAGCTTGCGAGCCTGCTCGTGGCTCCCGAGCCAAGTGAAGCCTGTTGACCGGTTGGACCGGGCGAAGCCCGCTTCAACCGGGAACACCCGCACCCCCATTTTCGGTGGCTGCGCCCAAGGATCCGGCGCGGCTCAGTCGCCGGCTCGGCGGGGGAGCAAGGCGCGCGCCCAGGGGCGTCCGTCTGCTCGCCCGCGGTTGACCACGGCGACGGCGCCGACCCACAGCGACTTGGGCAACGCGACGGCCAGCACCCGACGCCAGGGCCCGGCGTTGCGGCGCAGCTCGGCCTCGACATGGATCGCCGCGGCTCGCAGCTGATCGGGCACCGCGACCGCGGTGCCCGCACGGGCGTATCGGGTGCGTTCGACCGTCCCGCTGACGTGGGTCAGGGCGCCGGCGCCGACCGCGGACAGCCCGCCGTCGGCGGTCAGCTGGGCGCTGGTCTGCCGCGGGGTGCGGGCCACCGGCCACGGGTAACCCAGGTCGAGGGCCTCGTCGCGCAGCTCGCTCCAGGCCGCTTCGGCGGCATCCGCGGCAGCGGCCCCCGGTGCCCGGGCGGCCGCTATGACCGCCCAGCGTCGCCGGCGCCGTAGCACCCGGACCAGGGCCGGGGACAGCAGCAGGAGCAACGGCAGCCAGCTCCAGAAGTAGAGCAACGTCTTCCACAGCGGGCGCTGCGCCGGCGGATTCGGTGTCGGCGGGGTGTTCGGGCTCTGGCACTGCGGTGCGTCCGGGGTGGCCGAGCAGTCGGCCTGGCCGCTGTCGGCGGACGAGGCGCCCGCCGAGGAGCCCGCGGAGCTGCTGCCGGGCTGCGGCGACGGGGTCGACTCGGTGCTCTGTCCGGTGTCCGGCGTCTGGTTCTGCTGCTGCTTGGTGATCAGCCAGTTCGGGGCGTGCGGGTCGGAGCTCGCGCTGCCGGGGGTCGGCTCGAACCGCTCCCAGCCGATGTTCGGCAGCCACAGCTCCGGCCAGGCGTGGGCGTCGTGGGCGCTGATGATCCGGTTGCCCGCGTCGCCGAGCCGGCCCGAGGTGAACCCGACGTCGACCCGGGCCGGAATCCCGAGCATCCGCGCCATTACGGCCATCGTCGCCGCGAACTGCTCGCAGAATCCGTGCCGGAACCGCAGGAAGTCGACGATCGCCTGGTCACCGGTCCCGGGGGTGGTCTTCAGGTCGTAGACGAAGTTGCCCGGGGCAGTGAACCAGGCCTGCAGCGCCTGCCCGATCTCCAGCGGGCCCTTGGCGTCGGCGGTGATCCGC from Sporichthyaceae bacterium includes:
- a CDS encoding alpha/beta fold hydrolase, whose protein sequence is MPVLRGAEPYHHSGGSVGALLCHGFTGTPQSMRPWAQYLAAAGLTVALPRLPGHGTSWQDANMTNWSDWYSCVEREFVALRERCEQVFVMGLSMGGTLALRLAQCNGSAVAGVVVVNPSVLGRDPRLRLLPVLHRFIGSFPAIGDDIRKPGVHELAYDRNPLRALESLRRTWPTVQADLPRVTQPVLLMRSYTDHIVESESSAMVLARVSSRDVTEIVLHDSYHVATLDHDAPRIFDASLEFVRRLAPAAAERP
- a CDS encoding lysophospholipid acyltransferase family protein, with protein sequence MLYWIMKYFLLGPPLRAAFRPWVQGAENIPAKGPAILASNHLAFCDSFFLPLVVSRRITFVAKEEYFTGTGVKGRFSAGFFRGVGQIPINRSGGSASDGALAAGMSVLGRGDLFGIYPEGTRSPDGRLYRGRTGVARLALQAGVPVLPVAMVDTDKVQPPGQVVPKIARVGVRIGAPLDFSRYAGLEDDRFVLRSITDELMYELMQLSGQEYVDIYASVAKSTPRSTTPRDRAA
- the glpK gene encoding glycerol kinase GlpK: MSILAIDAGTTGVTALVVTESGSVAARGYQDFPQHFPAPGQVEHEPEEIWQATLSACRAATEAAQASGGTPVRCVGITNQRETAVLWDRKTLAAPRPAVVWQDRRTAAICDRLRAAGHEPRVAELTGLRLDPYFTGTKLTWLAENDPAWADVRRGAVALGTVDSYLIARLTGGQMHVTDASNASRTLLYDIGAGAWSPELCDLLEVPVEALPTVLPSWGEFGRTDPDAFGGLDVPITGVAGDQQAALFGQACFRPGQSKCTYGTGSFVLVNTGGKVVRSDAGLLTTVAWQAPDGALTYALEGAVFVTGAAVQWLRDGLGVIETAAASEELAASVPDSGGVVFVPALTGLGAPHWDPAARGTILGLTRGSTRAHLARATLEAIAFEVRDVVEVMMAEAALELPALTVDGGAAANGLLCQIQADQLGVPVRRPTVLETTGQGAAFLAGLGAGIWADPAELADTWALDRRFDPQPVDAAAYRRWQRAVELARSWADA
- a CDS encoding methyltransferase domain-containing protein, with the translated sequence MSDGPNLRQRVRTAVIREALEEALARRAAEVGRADLEVLDVGGGTGGFAVPVAALGHRVTVLEPSPDALAALDRRAADADVATLIRSVQDDASRLGELFPPESFDVVLCHGVLEHVEEPNAVLAAAATLLRTGGPISVLAANRNAAVLARAVAGHLDQARAALVDPAGRWGDRDPLPRRFAPEDLPPMFAAAGLSITAVHGIRVCSDLVPAGLVDGDPARSAELLDLETQLAVRPEFLVVAAQLHVLATRGAVM
- a CDS encoding DUF3040 domain-containing protein, which encodes MPLSEHEQRLLEQMERALYAEDPKFVSSLRGTDLRSHYRRRAAQAAAGFVLGIAALLTGVIAKGPLIAVGVLGFVVMLASALFAVSSWRKVTGGDAAAARPAQKSGKQRPAKRSVTDRFEDRWRKRRDQG